One window from the genome of Thermaerobacter marianensis DSM 12885 encodes:
- a CDS encoding 1-deoxy-D-xylulose-5-phosphate reductoisomerase, translated as MADRETGVVILGSTGSIGRQAAEVIARMPGRLRAVALAAGRDGARLLEQVRRLRPEAVALEDPEAGRAWRPALEREGVKVLVGPGAAEELAAWPGATRVLSAITGAAGLRPTLAALRAGRDVALANKESLVAAGALVTRQAAAAGVRIIPVDSEHSALFQCLQGRSPDEVERLVLTASGGPFRGWPAEALHRVTPEQAVRHPNWSMGAKISVDSATLMNKGLEVIEARWLFGLPASRIGVVVHPQSVVHGLVELADGATVAVLAPPDMRQPIQYALCYPERGPRLVERLDLAAVGKLTFEEPDTRTFPCLDLAYRALEAGGTAPAVLNAANEEAVAAFLAGRLSFPGIAETVAAVLAAHRPRPVTGLDDVLEADAWARDQARARVAAGAPGPGLR; from the coding sequence ATGGCAGACCGGGAAACGGGCGTGGTCATCCTGGGCAGCACCGGCTCCATCGGGCGCCAGGCGGCCGAGGTGATCGCCCGCATGCCGGGCCGGCTGCGGGCCGTGGCCCTGGCCGCCGGCCGCGACGGGGCGCGGCTGCTGGAGCAGGTGCGGCGGCTGCGGCCCGAGGCCGTCGCCCTGGAAGACCCCGAGGCCGGCCGGGCGTGGCGCCCGGCCCTGGAACGGGAAGGGGTCAAGGTGCTGGTGGGGCCGGGGGCGGCGGAGGAACTGGCCGCATGGCCGGGGGCCACGCGGGTGCTCTCCGCCATCACCGGGGCCGCCGGGCTGCGGCCGACCCTGGCGGCGCTGCGGGCCGGCCGCGACGTGGCCCTGGCCAACAAGGAGTCCCTGGTGGCCGCCGGCGCCCTGGTGACCCGCCAGGCGGCGGCGGCGGGCGTGCGGATCATCCCCGTGGACAGCGAGCACTCCGCCCTCTTCCAATGCCTGCAGGGCCGCTCACCCGACGAAGTGGAGCGCCTGGTCCTGACGGCATCCGGGGGCCCCTTCCGCGGCTGGCCCGCCGAGGCCCTGCATCGGGTGACGCCCGAGCAGGCCGTCCGCCACCCCAACTGGTCCATGGGCGCCAAGATCAGCGTCGACTCCGCCACCCTGATGAACAAGGGCCTGGAGGTCATCGAGGCCCGCTGGCTCTTCGGGCTGCCGGCCTCGCGCATCGGCGTGGTGGTCCATCCCCAGAGCGTGGTCCACGGCCTGGTGGAACTGGCCGACGGCGCCACGGTGGCGGTGCTGGCCCCGCCCGACATGCGCCAGCCGATCCAGTACGCCCTGTGTTATCCTGAACGTGGACCCCGGCTGGTGGAGCGCTTGGATCTCGCCGCCGTGGGCAAGCTGACCTTTGAAGAACCCGACACCCGCACCTTCCCGTGCCTGGACCTGGCGTACCGGGCGCTGGAGGCGGGCGGCACGGCGCCGGCCGTCCTCAACGCCGCCAACGAGGAAGCGGTGGCGGCCTTCCTGGCCGGCCGGCTTTCCTTCCCGGGCATCGCCGAGACGGTGGCGGCGGTGCTGGCCGCCCACCGGCCGCGGCCCGTCACCGGCCTGGACGACGTCTTGGAGGCCGACGCCTGGGCCCGGGACCAGGCGCGGGCGCGGGTGGCGGCCGGCGCGCCGGGGCCGGGCTTGCGATGA
- the ispG gene encoding flavodoxin-dependent (E)-4-hydroxy-3-methylbut-2-enyl-diphosphate synthase has protein sequence MMEIGPKPRRRTPTVWVGPVPIGGDHPVVVQSMTNTDTADADATAAQVIELARAGSELVRITVNREEAAAAVPRIVEKVRAAGYATPLVGDFHYNGHVLLTRYPECARALDKYRINPGNVGTRQKDRNFAQIIEVALKYDKPVRIGVNWGSLDQALLTELMDANARRPRPRSAREVLLEAMVESALRSARLAEELGMPHDRIILSAKVSEVQDLIAVYRELAARCDYPLHLGLTEAGMGMKGIVATTAGLAVLLQEGIGDTIRVSLTPTPGGDRAEEVRVAQQILQSLGLRSFMPQVSSCPGCGRTTSTFFQEMARDVQAYIQRRMPEWRKRCPGVENLKVAVMGCVVNGPGESRHADIGISLPGTFEEPTAPVFVDGEKYTTLRGDDIVPRFLEILEDYVARRFGGRRDAGDRRPPGA, from the coding sequence ATGATGGAGATCGGCCCCAAGCCACGCCGCCGCACGCCCACCGTGTGGGTGGGGCCCGTGCCCATCGGCGGCGATCATCCCGTGGTCGTCCAGTCCATGACCAACACCGACACGGCCGACGCCGACGCCACCGCCGCCCAGGTGATCGAGCTGGCCCGGGCGGGCAGCGAGCTGGTGCGGATCACCGTCAACCGGGAGGAAGCCGCCGCCGCGGTGCCGCGCATCGTGGAGAAGGTCCGGGCGGCCGGCTACGCCACGCCCCTGGTGGGCGACTTCCACTACAACGGCCACGTCCTGCTGACGCGCTACCCCGAGTGCGCCCGCGCCCTGGACAAGTACCGGATCAACCCGGGCAACGTGGGCACCCGGCAGAAGGACCGCAACTTCGCCCAGATCATCGAGGTGGCCCTCAAGTACGACAAGCCCGTCCGCATCGGCGTGAACTGGGGCTCGCTGGACCAGGCGCTGCTGACCGAGCTCATGGATGCCAACGCGCGCCGGCCCCGGCCCCGCAGCGCCCGGGAAGTGCTGCTGGAGGCCATGGTGGAGAGCGCCCTGCGGTCGGCCCGCCTGGCGGAAGAACTCGGCATGCCCCACGACCGCATCATCCTCAGCGCCAAGGTCTCCGAGGTCCAGGACCTGATCGCCGTCTACCGGGAGCTGGCCGCCCGCTGCGACTACCCCCTGCACCTGGGCCTGACCGAAGCCGGCATGGGGATGAAGGGCATCGTGGCCACCACGGCGGGGCTGGCGGTGCTCCTGCAGGAGGGCATCGGCGACACCATCCGCGTCTCCCTGACCCCGACCCCCGGCGGCGACCGGGCGGAGGAGGTGCGGGTGGCCCAGCAGATCCTCCAGTCCCTGGGCTTGCGTTCCTTCATGCCCCAGGTCAGCTCCTGCCCGGGCTGCGGCCGCACCACCAGCACCTTCTTCCAGGAGATGGCGCGGGACGTGCAGGCCTACATCCAGCGGCGCATGCCGGAATGGCGGAAGCGGTGCCCGGGCGTCGAGAACCTCAAGGTGGCCGTGATGGGCTGCGTGGTCAACGGGCCCGGCGAGAGCCGGCACGCCGACATCGGCATCTCCCTGCCCGGCACCTTCGAGGAGCCGACCGCGCCGGTCTTCGTCGACGGCGAGAAGTACACCACCCTGCGCGGCGACGACATCGTGCCCCGCTTCCTGGAGATCCTCGAGGACTACGTGGCCCGGCGCTTCGGGGGCCGCCGGGACGCGGGCGACCGCCGCCCTCCGGGGGCGTGA
- the rimP gene encoding ribosome maturation factor RimP, whose translation MSHRKVEAAVEAVAAPLAEARGLVLLDVAYRREGRRWFLQCVVDRPGGVTMDECAAFSQALDPVLAGVEGLDEDVVVEVMSPGLDRTLRNDREFDWFRGREVEVATFRPVEGRRRFVGRLEGLEDGDVVITDEEGAHRIPRDAVAKAQLYVRI comes from the coding sequence GTGAGCCATCGCAAGGTCGAGGCGGCCGTGGAAGCCGTGGCCGCGCCCCTGGCGGAGGCCCGGGGGCTGGTGCTGCTGGACGTGGCGTACCGGCGCGAGGGACGCCGCTGGTTCCTCCAGTGCGTCGTGGACCGTCCGGGCGGCGTGACCATGGACGAGTGCGCCGCCTTCAGCCAGGCCCTCGATCCCGTGCTGGCAGGGGTGGAGGGCCTGGATGAGGACGTGGTCGTGGAGGTCATGTCACCCGGGCTCGACCGCACCCTGCGCAACGATCGGGAGTTCGACTGGTTCCGGGGGCGGGAGGTGGAGGTGGCCACCTTCCGGCCCGTGGAGGGCCGCCGCCGATTCGTCGGCCGCCTGGAAGGGCTCGAGGACGGCGACGTGGTGATCACCGACGAGGAGGGCGCCCACCGCATCCCCCGGGACGCGGTGGCCAAGGCCCAGCTGTACGTGCGCATCTGA
- a CDS encoding proline--tRNA ligase, translated as MRWSRLLIPTLRDDPAEAEIASHRLMLRAGLIRRVTAGIYEWLPLGRRAVAKVEAIVREEMNRKGGLEVGLPIVQPAELWRETGRWAEYGEEMWRLKDRHGREYCLGPTHEEIITDLVRATVSSYRQLPLLLYQIQNKYRDEIRPRFGVMRAREFVMKDAYSFDVDAEGLERSYQAMDDAYRRIFSRCGLVFRAVAADPGAIGGSGTHEFMALADYGEALIVYCDACGYAANVEKATSRLAPPVEEAPRPLEKRPTPGLRTIAQLAEAEGIPPERQIKILFYWAIYEGRDPQLVAALVRGDRELNEVKLKNATGALEVRMASREEVLQVAGAPTGSAGPVGLQGVPVLADEEVMALRNTACGANEEGYHYFNVNPGRDFTPDRVTDLRLVGPGDSCPDCGAPMASARGIEVGQIFKLWTKYSEALGCTFKDADGRERPMVMGCYGIGVTRTVAAVIEQHHDEKGIIWPMSVAPFHAVVVPVNYNEPDQRQAAERIYGQLVEAGVEAVLDDRDERPGVKFNDADLIGFPLRVTVGPRGLAEGKVEIVDRATGQADPVPVEHAAAEVARRVRAALDELNRRDGSVGKR; from the coding sequence ATGCGGTGGAGCCGGCTGCTGATCCCCACCCTGCGGGACGACCCGGCCGAGGCGGAGATCGCCAGCCACCGCCTGATGCTGCGGGCGGGGCTGATCCGACGGGTGACGGCGGGGATCTACGAGTGGCTGCCCCTGGGGCGGCGGGCGGTGGCCAAGGTGGAGGCCATCGTCCGGGAGGAGATGAACCGCAAGGGCGGCCTGGAAGTCGGGCTGCCCATCGTCCAGCCGGCGGAGCTGTGGCGGGAGACGGGGCGCTGGGCGGAGTACGGCGAGGAGATGTGGCGGCTCAAAGACCGGCACGGCCGCGAGTACTGCCTGGGCCCGACCCACGAGGAGATCATCACCGACCTGGTGCGGGCCACCGTCAGCTCCTACCGGCAGCTGCCGCTTTTGCTCTATCAGATCCAGAACAAGTACCGGGACGAGATCCGGCCGCGCTTCGGCGTGATGCGGGCGCGGGAGTTCGTCATGAAGGACGCCTACTCCTTCGACGTGGACGCCGAGGGGCTGGAGCGCAGCTACCAGGCCATGGACGATGCCTACCGCCGCATCTTCAGCCGCTGCGGCCTGGTCTTCCGCGCCGTGGCGGCCGACCCGGGGGCCATCGGCGGCTCGGGCACCCACGAGTTCATGGCCCTGGCGGACTATGGCGAGGCGCTGATCGTATACTGTGATGCCTGCGGCTATGCCGCCAACGTGGAGAAGGCCACCAGCCGCCTGGCCCCGCCCGTCGAGGAGGCGCCGCGGCCCCTGGAGAAGCGGCCGACGCCGGGCCTGCGGACCATCGCCCAGCTGGCCGAAGCCGAGGGGATCCCGCCGGAGCGGCAGATCAAGATCCTCTTCTACTGGGCGATCTACGAGGGGCGGGACCCACAGCTGGTGGCCGCCCTGGTGCGGGGCGACCGCGAGCTCAACGAGGTCAAGCTCAAGAACGCCACCGGTGCCCTGGAGGTGCGCATGGCCTCCCGGGAAGAGGTGCTCCAGGTGGCCGGCGCGCCCACGGGCTCGGCGGGCCCCGTGGGCCTGCAGGGCGTGCCGGTGCTGGCCGACGAGGAGGTCATGGCGCTGCGCAACACCGCCTGCGGCGCCAACGAGGAAGGGTACCACTACTTCAACGTGAACCCGGGCCGGGACTTCACCCCCGATCGGGTGACGGACCTGCGCCTGGTGGGGCCGGGCGACTCCTGCCCCGACTGCGGCGCGCCCATGGCGTCGGCGCGGGGCATCGAGGTCGGCCAGATCTTCAAGCTGTGGACCAAGTACAGCGAGGCCCTGGGCTGCACCTTCAAGGACGCCGACGGCCGGGAGCGGCCCATGGTGATGGGCTGCTACGGCATCGGGGTCACCCGCACGGTGGCGGCGGTCATCGAGCAGCACCACGACGAGAAGGGCATCATCTGGCCCATGTCCGTGGCGCCGTTCCACGCCGTGGTGGTGCCGGTCAACTACAATGAACCCGACCAGCGGCAGGCGGCGGAGCGGATCTATGGCCAGCTGGTGGAGGCCGGCGTGGAGGCCGTGCTGGACGACCGCGACGAGCGGCCCGGGGTGAAGTTCAACGACGCCGACCTGATCGGCTTCCCGCTGCGGGTCACCGTGGGACCCCGCGGCTTGGCCGAGGGCAAGGTGGAGATCGTCGACCGAGCCACGGGCCAGGCGGATCCCGTGCCGGTGGAACATGCAGCGGCCGAGGTGGCGCGGCGCGTGCGGGCCGCCCTGGACGAGCTGAACCGGCGCGACGGCTCCGTGGGCAAGCGCTGA
- a CDS encoding phosphatidate cytidylyltransferase — MLKTRVITAAVLLPPVLAAIVLGGPVLAALLVVAGFLAGWEAAGLLAAGWTGPAAAPRAGGPDPAGMGIGHQGAPGREARAGGAAGPGARSQAGVGRRAAPGGTAQGAGPGGLGLGAVRAACAAGGALPVLALALLPWPPAAAMAAAAVAAGVLAAAAGAAAASTPAGARPGTPAAARSGAAAGASADAPPGALAGTRTGTPGDGPPGTPTGAAPATSPATPARDPAGPRRVPAALAAAGVALGVALWVGLPLACALRLRQAGIAWLLVPLVILWVQDTAAFFTGRVFGRRPLAPRISPRKTWEGAAGGLMAALAAAAGLAGFLPVPAAALVPAAAAVAVAGQLGDLWESWWKRRAGLKDSGALLPGHGGMLDRLDSLLPALVLFAAWTRPWR; from the coding sequence ATGCTGAAGACCCGGGTGATCACGGCGGCGGTCCTCTTGCCGCCCGTGCTGGCGGCCATCGTCCTGGGCGGACCGGTGCTGGCGGCGCTGCTGGTCGTCGCGGGCTTCCTGGCGGGATGGGAGGCGGCGGGCCTCCTGGCGGCGGGTTGGACCGGGCCCGCTGCTGCGCCCCGGGCCGGCGGGCCGGACCCGGCCGGCATGGGGATCGGCCATCAGGGTGCCCCGGGGCGGGAGGCCCGGGCCGGAGGTGCCGCGGGGCCGGGCGCCAGGTCCCAGGCCGGGGTGGGGCGACGGGCGGCTCCGGGCGGCACCGCGCAGGGGGCGGGGCCGGGCGGGCTCGGGTTGGGCGCCGTACGGGCGGCCTGCGCGGCCGGCGGCGCGCTGCCGGTGCTGGCCCTGGCGCTGCTGCCATGGCCGCCCGCGGCGGCCATGGCAGCAGCGGCCGTGGCCGCGGGGGTGCTGGCGGCGGCCGCGGGGGCGGCCGCCGCCAGCACCCCCGCGGGAGCCCGCCCAGGCACCCCCGCGGCAGCCCGCTCAGGAGCCGCCGCTGGGGCCTCAGCGGACGCCCCGCCGGGAGCCCTGGCGGGAACCCGTACCGGAACCCCGGGGGACGGCCCTCCGGGAACCCCAACGGGAGCCGCCCCGGCAACGTCGCCGGCAACCCCCGCAAGGGACCCGGCCGGGCCCCGGCGCGTGCCGGCGGCCCTGGCGGCGGCCGGCGTCGCCCTGGGGGTCGCCCTGTGGGTCGGCCTGCCCCTGGCCTGCGCCCTGCGGCTGCGGCAGGCGGGGATCGCCTGGCTGTTGGTGCCCCTGGTGATCCTCTGGGTACAGGACACGGCCGCCTTCTTCACGGGGCGGGTCTTCGGGCGGCGGCCCCTGGCCCCCCGCATCTCGCCCCGCAAGACCTGGGAGGGGGCGGCAGGGGGCCTGATGGCCGCGCTGGCCGCGGCCGCCGGCCTGGCCGGGTTCCTCCCCGTACCGGCGGCGGCCCTGGTGCCGGCGGCGGCCGCCGTGGCGGTGGCGGGCCAGCTGGGCGACCTGTGGGAGTCGTGGTGGAAGCGGCGGGCCGGGCTCAAGGACTCGGGTGCGCTGTTGCCCGGCCACGGCGGGATGCTGGACCGCCTGGACAGCCTGCTGCCGGCCCTGGTGCTCTTCGCGGCGTGGACGCGGCCCTGGCGGTGA
- the rseP gene encoding RIP metalloprotease RseP, which yields MVVWTIAVFALLIVIHELGHFWAAKRSGVLVHEFALGFGPRLAYVRRGETEYSLRLLPLGGFVRMAGMQPDEEGLEDVPPPRRFLGRPLGDRLKIIAAGPVMNVVLAVVLFTLVFAVIGVPVARPVVGEVVAGYPAAEAGLRPGDRIVAIDGQPVESWEQVVEGIQGAGQRPVEITVRRGEATLTVRVTPRPDPQRPGVGVVGIRPQVETARTGVVEAVVRGAQATYQVAAGFVLALVHLITGQGGFDIIGPVGIGRQIGEAARVGLSQVVLLAAVLSANLALVNLLPIPALDGGRLLFLAVEAVRGRPVDPEQENLIHFVGFALLMLLAIVITYRDLLRLNAS from the coding sequence GTGGTAGTCTGGACCATCGCCGTGTTCGCGCTGCTGATCGTGATCCACGAGCTGGGTCACTTCTGGGCGGCCAAGCGCAGCGGCGTGCTGGTGCATGAATTCGCCCTCGGGTTCGGGCCGCGGCTGGCCTACGTCCGCCGCGGTGAGACGGAGTACAGCCTGCGGCTGTTGCCGCTGGGCGGGTTCGTCCGCATGGCGGGGATGCAGCCCGACGAAGAGGGCCTGGAGGACGTCCCGCCGCCGCGCCGCTTCCTGGGCCGGCCCCTGGGCGACCGCCTGAAGATCATCGCGGCCGGGCCCGTGATGAACGTGGTCCTGGCCGTCGTCCTCTTCACCCTGGTCTTCGCGGTCATCGGCGTGCCCGTGGCGCGGCCCGTGGTGGGCGAGGTGGTGGCGGGCTACCCCGCCGCGGAGGCGGGCCTGCGGCCCGGCGACCGCATCGTCGCCATCGACGGCCAGCCCGTGGAGTCCTGGGAGCAGGTGGTGGAGGGCATCCAGGGCGCGGGCCAGCGGCCGGTGGAGATCACCGTCCGGCGCGGAGAGGCGACGCTCACCGTCCGCGTCACGCCCCGGCCCGATCCCCAAAGGCCCGGCGTGGGCGTCGTGGGCATCCGGCCCCAGGTGGAGACGGCCCGCACCGGCGTGGTGGAGGCCGTCGTCCGGGGGGCCCAGGCCACCTACCAGGTGGCGGCCGGGTTCGTCCTGGCCCTGGTGCACCTGATCACGGGGCAGGGCGGCTTCGACATCATCGGCCCGGTGGGCATCGGCCGGCAGATCGGCGAGGCGGCGCGGGTGGGCCTGAGCCAAGTGGTGCTGCTGGCGGCCGTGCTGTCGGCCAACCTGGCGCTGGTCAACCTCTTGCCCATCCCGGCCCTGGACGGCGGGCGGCTGCTGTTCCTGGCGGTGGAGGCCGTCCGCGGCCGTCCCGTCGACCCCGAGCAGGAGAACCTGATCCACTTCGTCGGCTTCGCCCTGCTGATGCTGCTGGCCATCGTCATCACGTACCGGGACCTGCTGCGCCTGAACGCATCCTGA
- a CDS encoding MgtC/SapB family protein yields MRPEATLLDLQNLALSLALGLLVGLERHRAGKELGMRTFAFTALAGTLAASTDPAYRLPFMLVVLGFTALVVLINSWQNLRAGESVEITTSVALLLTALNGILVGRGQIFTPVAATILMLLLLAWKEELVGWTELISRDELHAAIYLGVISFVILPVLPREPVDPWGLFDLRRVWLMVVLISAIGFANYVLLRVYGARGVTYTGFLGGLVNSTATVAEMALKVGENPPLERFAFRGVMLAKAAMFVRNGLILGLFAPAALPYGLLPVGLMLALALFLAVQARVPSGEETPAVRLSSPFSLRAALEFGLVFLVLNVIATLGQRYLGAAGFYVVSFVGGMVSSASSAATAANLAAQGRIAPAQAAYCTVLASLASAVILVPIVHRAARRTGLGRRILLTIAWMLVAGGVGMVLNPVFLALAGLRP; encoded by the coding sequence GTGCGCCCGGAGGCCACCTTGCTGGATCTGCAGAATCTCGCCCTGTCCCTGGCCCTGGGCCTGCTGGTGGGGCTGGAGCGCCACCGGGCCGGCAAGGAGCTGGGCATGCGCACCTTTGCCTTCACCGCGCTGGCCGGCACCCTGGCCGCCTCCACGGACCCGGCCTACCGGCTGCCCTTCATGCTGGTGGTGCTGGGGTTCACGGCCCTGGTCGTCCTGATCAACAGCTGGCAGAACCTGCGGGCCGGGGAGAGCGTGGAGATCACCACCTCGGTGGCCCTGCTGCTGACCGCCCTCAACGGCATCCTGGTGGGGCGCGGGCAGATCTTCACCCCGGTGGCCGCCACCATCCTGATGCTGCTGCTCCTGGCCTGGAAGGAAGAGCTGGTGGGCTGGACCGAGCTGATCTCCCGGGACGAGCTCCACGCGGCGATCTACCTGGGCGTGATCAGCTTCGTCATCCTGCCCGTGCTGCCCCGGGAACCCGTGGACCCGTGGGGCCTGTTCGACCTGCGCCGGGTCTGGCTCATGGTGGTGCTGATCTCCGCCATCGGCTTCGCCAACTACGTGCTGCTGCGGGTCTACGGCGCGCGGGGTGTGACCTACACGGGCTTCCTCGGCGGGCTCGTCAACAGCACCGCCACGGTGGCGGAGATGGCGCTCAAGGTGGGGGAAAACCCGCCCTTGGAGCGGTTCGCCTTTCGCGGGGTCATGCTGGCCAAGGCGGCCATGTTCGTCCGCAACGGGCTGATCCTGGGCCTCTTCGCCCCCGCGGCGCTGCCCTACGGGCTCCTGCCCGTGGGTCTCATGCTGGCCCTGGCCCTGTTCCTGGCGGTGCAGGCTCGGGTTCCCTCGGGGGAGGAGACGCCGGCGGTGCGGCTGTCGTCGCCCTTTTCCTTGCGGGCGGCCCTGGAGTTCGGCCTGGTGTTCCTGGTGCTGAACGTCATCGCCACCCTGGGCCAGCGCTACCTGGGGGCCGCGGGGTTCTACGTCGTCAGCTTCGTGGGGGGCATGGTCTCCAGCGCCTCCAGCGCGGCAACCGCCGCCAACCTGGCCGCCCAGGGCCGCATCGCGCCGGCGCAGGCGGCCTACTGCACCGTCCTGGCCTCCCTGGCCAGCGCGGTGATCCTCGTGCCCATCGTCCACCGGGCGGCGCGGCGCACGGGGCTGGGGCGGCGCATCCTGCTGACCATCGCCTGGATGCTGGTGGCGGGCGGGGTGGGGATGGTCCTGAACCCGGTGTTCCTGGCCCTGGCGGGCCTGCGGCCGTAG